The Penicillium psychrofluorescens genome assembly, chromosome: 2 nucleotide sequence CTCTCAGCCTGGTGGGACACGCTCGGATCGTCAAAACCAGCAGTGCCGCTTTGGCCGAGCGATTCAAGATCCATACCTGGCCTCGTCTTCTCGTGGTCCGCGATGAGCGACCGAACTACTACAATGCGCTCGCTCCCAAGGACATGCGAGACTTCCGGCAGGTTCTGTCGTGGATGCAAACCGTCTGGTTGCCCATCGTCCCCGAGCTCACGGCATCGAATGCCCaggagatcatggatggCAAGTTCGTGGTTCTGGGCATTTTGAGCCGTCGTCGCTCCGATGATTTCACTCAGTCCCGCCGGGAGCTGAAGGAGGCTGCTCTGGAGTGGATGGACAAGCAggtccagctgttccagcTTGAAAGATCCGAACTCCGTGATTCCAAGCAGCTGCGtatcgaggaggccgaggaccgGAATGACCAGCGCGCGCTGCGGTCTGCCAAGCAACAGCGCATCACCATCCGCGAAGATGATAAAAAGCCAGTGGCCTTTGCCTGGGTGGACGGCGATTTCTGGGAGCGTTGGCTGCGCACGACCTACGGTATTGATGTGGAGAATGGCGACCGTGTGATTATCAACGATGAAGATGTAAGTGTCCGTCTGGAACATGTGTGAGCAGTCCCTGAACTAACTCATTCACAGAATCGCCGCTACTGGGATACCGCATCGAGCGGTGCGACTATCATGGCCTCGCGTACGTCGATCCTCGAGACCATTCCGCTGGTGATCGCTTCTCCTCCGAAGCTCTCTCCCAAGTCCACGGTTGGCACCTTCGAgtccattttcttcttgacgcGGTCTTCCCTCGGCAGTCGtcgcctcctcttcttcgtcctgGTTGTCGTCGCTGTGGCCGCGGCGGTCCTCTTCGGTCGTGGACGGCTCTTGAGGCGAGCTGGGTTTGGCCGCGGTGGCATCCTGGGCAACCCgaacggcggcggcttcttcCACTTGGATGGCAAGGAGGGCCTGCTGAACGGGGCGTCGACGGACAAGGTCGACTGAATGAGATAACATGTACAGTTAAGGTGTTTGGTGGCACGGTTCTTCTTATAATCATCTTCCTTATTCGATAAATTATTGTATTTCCTTTTTCATGTTCTGGTCTGGGCTTCACCCCATTTTATGAACATACTTGTCTGTTTTAGACCTCTCCTCCGTATTCATTATTACTtccagcttcttcctctgctATAGTTAGATCTCTCCCCTCCAGTCAGGGCAAGCGTAATGCGCTGAGTCAGCCATCACATGACCTCGGGCGCTTTCGGTTTTGTCCAATCCATCGCAAATGTCCACCGTCGCCGTCCGTCCTCTCTCGAGCCATTGTGTCGCCCACGAGTTCTCTTCGGAGTCAGCAAACATGGTACGTCCTTTCTTCCAGGCCAGGAGGATGCCTCTTGGCACCTCGAGACTCTCTGTCCGGTCCCCAATGGGTTTGGAGAAAGGCCATCGCGTCATCGTCATGGTCACCACTTACTGGCCTATGGCACCCACGGCATAAAAGTGCCAGAGATGAGCCGTTATTGTAAAACAATTGATTGCTAACATGTTTGGCCTCCTCTACAGTTCACCCCCACCCTCCGCCGTGCCGCCGCCCAGGCTTCCTTCGGGCCCAAGTAAGGAACCCCCCGGATCGATGTTTCTCCATCTTTTGCCGTGCTTGGAAGAGATACAATGGAATTGTTTTGCTTGTTTGCGGAGTTTCCGTGGCATACGCCCTCGGAGATGTGGTTGGAGTGCAAACCCATACATAGCACCCGGGCGTCATGCTCGACatgggagaggagaggaCTTGACAATGAGCATTCTGGCATGGACCTTAACTGACAATTTTTGCCTTTGTCCAGGTACTACATTCCCCGTCACGTTGGTGGCATGAGCCTCTCTACCCTGACCCAGGCGTGAGTTATTTTCTTCCCCCCGTCTCTCAATCGAGAGATCCGAGTTCTTGGTGGTGGTCCCTGTACTAACAGCCCAATAGCGGTACTCTCGCTGGCAGCTTCGGCGTTGCTGCCGGTGTCTTTgcggtcttcttcttcggcgaggTGCCCCGTGTGCGCAAGGATATCCTGCAGAAGATCCCCGGCCTGGACACCTACTTTGACCGCACTGTGGCCCCCGAGGACAACGTGAGTGATGACGATCGCACCCGGATATGTGATGGGCAGTTACTGACTGTGTGTTGTTAGCCCTTCTAAACAGCTCTTGCTCTGGTTTTGTGGGTTCCGGTTTAGACTGGCTGGACTGTGGAATAGTGCCGAGGGTCTTATCTGTTAAATAGCACATAGAGCCGCTCCGACCGACGTTCGGCAATACATTCTCCTTTGTTTATCATTCTTCTTGGTTGTTCTATTATTCACTATGCTCCCGTGATAATGGTCTGTATAGTTAACCCTCGGCGGTGCAGCCAGGGCTCAGGGGATACTGGCCGCAAGTGGCAGGTCCATGCCTGGCAGGAGATAAGCCATGCCCAAAGCACCCCGGCCATCTTATCTTGACACATGCGACACAGGCCCCGTGATAGGCTGGCCACCGCAGTCTTCAGTCTATGATGATACGATGATTCCGCCCAGCGCATGTCCGACGCTTCCACTTTCCCGGATGGGTTTGGAGCTGTTGCCAAGCATCCCGGGGGTCAAGAGCCCTGTGCTCGCCTATCTGTGCGGAGAAGCTGGCTGAACGCCCCGTCCAAAGACTGTGGCTATTTCCTCGGGAATTGCACCTGTTTCTGCATGGTCTTATCTATCTACCGATGGCGTCTGAGATAATATGGAGAAAAAGACCCAAAGCCGATATCTTAGGGCTGTCAGGGTGTCGTCCTCGCCACCCCTTCTTCATGATCCTCTGTTCTAGTGGCGTTCCTTTCTCCCGCTCCGAGATAACCTTGGCCCTGACTGGCTCTGCGTCGAGATGGCGTTCCCCGATCGTCAATGCGCGCggggggtggaggagcgGTGGCACCAGCAGCTGTAGATAGATAATCCTGGTCTGGGCTCGTGGAACGATGAGACCCCCTGGGCCTATATTATTTATCTACGATCCTACCCTCCCCCCTGATCTGGTTGCGATCTTAATATTGCTCTCAATTTCCATTCTCATGAGCACAAGCCATGGCGATTACCCAAACCAGTGATTCGGAGGCCTACCGCGATGCCATCGGTCCTGCGCAGGTTACCTCGGTGCTTCCCGACGGTGACAACCCCATTGCGGACTATAAgatggatgccgatgagAGGGTGATCGTTGCGCTGGGGTATAAGCAGGAGTTCAAGCGCGAGTTCTCGCTGTGGACGACTTTCTGTGTCAGTTTTGCTGTCCTCGGTCTTCTACCGTCATTTGCCAGCACGCTGTATTATGGTAGGTTTCCTTTGGCGGCCATCAATTTGAGGCTGGAGAGAAGCTGACCTTGAGCTCTAGGTATGGGATACGCAGGAACGGCAGGTATGGTTTGGGGATGGATTATCGCCATGATATTCATTCAATGCGtggccatgggcatggcaGAGCTGTGTTCGGCGATGCCCACGAGGTATGGCCGTCTCCGCAAGGTATTCGACGACTCGACTGACTCGATTCTCCTATAGCGGCGGACTCTACTACGCCGCAGCGGTTCTGGCACCCCCGAGATACGGACCGTTCGCCGCCTGGATCACCGGCTGGTCCAGTTGGATCGGACAGGTCACTGCGGCACCGTCGGTCAACTTCTCACTGTCCGCCATGATTCTGGCCTGCGGGTCGATCAACAACCCGTCATACGTACCGACAAACTGGCAGGTGTTCCTGTTAACGACCTTGATCATGATCCTCCACGCAGCCATCAGCAGCATGCCCACGAAGCGGGTCGCGCAGTTCAACTCGTGGGGGTCAACATTCAACATTATCGCgctcgtcatcgtcctcatcacCATCCCCGCCGCGGCCAAGAACACGCCGAGATTCAAGTCCTCGCACGAAGTCTGGGGCCACATCACCAACCTCACCGATTTTCCCGACGGTGT carries:
- a CDS encoding uncharacterized protein (ID:PFLUO_003849-T1.cds;~source:funannotate), giving the protein MSTVAVRPLSSHCVAHEFSSESANMFTPTLRRAAAQASFGPKYYIPRHVGGMSLSTLTQAGTLAGSFGVAAGVFAVFFFGEVPRVRKDILQKIPGLDTYFDRTVAPEDNTGWTVE